One stretch of Streptomyces sp. R21 DNA includes these proteins:
- a CDS encoding M1 family metallopeptidase, whose translation MHRRLIAPGALAASLLLAIPASAASYSPGAPGIGDPYYPAYGNGGYDVSHYDLRLKYQPRTDELEGTATLLATTTQDLSRFDLDFLLDVSEVRVNGAKASFTASGEHELEITPASPLAKGTPITVVVRYSGVPSTKSAYGFNTWHRTPDGAIAADEPEAAWWWYPSNDHPSDKATYDVSIAVPDGTQAISNGLLQSTSSKLGWTRYNWRSNKPQATYLTTLAVGKFDITTGKSDSGIPVINAYSKDLGDNDGAARASVERTGELVDWLSGYFGPYPFNSVGGYVPNTTTGYALETQTRVYYSPKQFANGSNTSVVVHELAHQWYGDDVSLKGWKDIWINEGFARYAQWLWSEHEDEGTTQELADYVYASHPADDAFWTVKPGDPGPDNQFDIAVYDRGALAVQALRGEVGDDAFFAILKGWPQEHAYGNASVGDFQAYAEKVSGKPLGALFDTWLFQPSKPAAPAAQGASIARTKSVPAQPRSWKKIAATNDAHAAR comes from the coding sequence GTGCACCGCAGACTCATCGCCCCGGGCGCACTCGCGGCCTCCCTGCTGCTGGCGATCCCGGCATCGGCCGCGAGTTACTCCCCCGGGGCGCCGGGCATCGGCGACCCCTACTACCCGGCCTACGGCAACGGCGGATACGACGTCTCGCACTACGACCTGCGGCTGAAGTACCAGCCGCGGACGGACGAGCTGGAGGGCACGGCCACCCTCCTGGCCACGACCACGCAGGACCTGTCCCGCTTCGATCTGGACTTCCTGCTCGATGTCAGCGAAGTGCGGGTCAACGGCGCGAAGGCGTCGTTCACGGCCTCGGGCGAGCACGAGCTGGAGATCACCCCGGCGTCGCCGCTGGCCAAGGGCACGCCGATCACGGTCGTCGTCCGCTACAGCGGGGTGCCGTCGACAAAGAGCGCGTACGGCTTCAACACCTGGCACCGCACTCCGGACGGGGCCATCGCGGCGGACGAGCCCGAGGCGGCGTGGTGGTGGTACCCGAGCAACGACCACCCCAGCGACAAGGCCACCTACGACGTCTCGATCGCCGTACCGGACGGCACCCAGGCGATCTCCAACGGCCTTCTCCAGTCGACGAGTTCGAAGCTCGGCTGGACCCGCTACAACTGGCGCTCCAACAAGCCGCAGGCCACGTATCTGACCACGCTCGCGGTCGGAAAGTTCGACATCACCACCGGGAAGTCCGACAGCGGCATCCCCGTCATCAACGCCTACAGCAAGGACCTCGGCGACAACGACGGGGCGGCGCGGGCGAGCGTCGAGCGCACCGGGGAGCTGGTCGACTGGCTGAGCGGGTACTTCGGCCCGTACCCCTTCAACTCGGTGGGCGGGTACGTCCCGAACACGACCACCGGGTACGCGCTGGAGACCCAGACCCGCGTGTACTACAGCCCGAAGCAGTTCGCGAACGGCTCCAACACCTCTGTGGTCGTGCACGAGTTGGCGCACCAGTGGTACGGCGACGACGTGTCGCTGAAGGGCTGGAAGGACATCTGGATCAACGAGGGCTTCGCGCGCTACGCCCAGTGGCTGTGGTCGGAGCACGAGGACGAGGGCACGACGCAGGAACTGGCGGACTACGTGTACGCCTCGCACCCGGCCGACGACGCGTTCTGGACGGTGAAGCCCGGCGACCCGGGGCCGGACAACCAGTTCGACATCGCCGTGTACGACCGGGGCGCGCTCGCCGTCCAGGCGCTTCGGGGCGAGGTCGGCGACGACGCGTTCTTCGCCATCCTGAAGGGGTGGCCGCAGGAGCACGCGTACGGCAACGCGTCGGTCGGCGATTTCCAGGCGTATGCCGAGAAGGTGTCCGGCAAGCCGCTCGGCGCGCTCTTCGACACCTGGCTCTTCCAGCCGTCGAAGCCGGCGGCGCCCGCGGCGCAGGGGGCGTCCATCGCGCGCACGAAGTCGGTGCCCGCGCAGCCCCGGTCGTGGAAGAAGATCGCCGCGACGAACGACGCGCACGCGGCGCGGTAG
- a CDS encoding radical SAM protein: MTASTTLTTSTTATAQGLLRSARFYITFRCNSLCGYCNVWQDDKFKGYEELTLERARQILDEMYTLGVRYVDFTGGEPVLHPHIDGIVQYAKSLGMAVEITSNGIRFAKHIDAIVPYVDTMNVSLDTLRPDRYREIRGVPTLDRALDVIRRIAATGSGNLKLICVVTRENVDEVPDLLRFAHENRITIYFSGMFEYFDEQDTVRDVNRTARKLKLIEHNGTPVTGGGAERAHRLDESDATGGAVAAELRALVYQPFALINLHFRKYMEGIDPTAPTDCFANKRILTIGPDGRLVLPCYHAFDNSLEWDRSLTELVQDEEFVRVRDEEVGHRSECRSCTVFPYIGLSFSYRFDKIFLYQALSEEIAKIKTRFANPLHPRLTLDHEGLDRSYAELERFLDHELPVPLPPLSSEHLYRFEAGASGIRSEFVAGELGLAELLGDHANEDCWGIQRSPHTWMRLIYRDLVPALRALTEEGLLAERAYEEAVASLYEVQLAWWKGYMARYFRRGEALGTAGPDAVLTRFLERTAAVLPDSPHTERVRQVLLHAGCVFGLPPRLLAPLAVRTPFPEAALIAKHLLLTAADADLSAYAELLPDEAAEPLRRVLEDPEAHEPAEHRPLDPEVAQLLQHEDALDQPTAEKLVDSMRALVAGGDRDGGELAARLIAHELATPHLVRRRGAELRLRHDNRRTTS; encoded by the coding sequence GTGACAGCGAGCACCACACTCACCACCAGCACGACGGCGACCGCACAGGGCCTCCTGCGGTCGGCCCGGTTCTACATCACCTTCCGCTGCAATTCGCTCTGCGGCTACTGCAACGTCTGGCAGGACGACAAGTTCAAGGGCTACGAGGAACTCACCCTGGAGCGGGCCCGCCAGATCCTGGACGAGATGTACACCCTCGGTGTGCGCTACGTGGACTTCACCGGCGGCGAACCGGTCCTGCACCCGCACATCGACGGGATAGTCCAGTACGCCAAGTCCCTCGGCATGGCCGTGGAGATCACCAGCAACGGCATCCGGTTCGCCAAGCACATCGACGCGATCGTGCCGTACGTCGACACCATGAACGTGTCCCTGGACACCCTCAGGCCCGACCGCTACCGGGAGATCCGCGGAGTCCCCACGCTGGACCGGGCCCTGGACGTCATCCGCCGTATCGCCGCTACCGGATCCGGCAACCTCAAGCTCATCTGCGTGGTCACCCGGGAGAACGTGGACGAGGTGCCGGATCTGCTGCGCTTCGCGCACGAGAACCGGATCACCATCTACTTCTCCGGCATGTTCGAGTACTTCGACGAGCAGGACACCGTCCGGGACGTCAACCGGACGGCCCGCAAACTCAAGCTGATCGAGCACAACGGCACACCGGTCACCGGCGGTGGGGCCGAACGCGCCCACCGGCTGGACGAGTCGGATGCGACCGGCGGCGCCGTGGCGGCCGAGCTGCGCGCTCTCGTCTACCAGCCGTTCGCGCTGATCAACCTGCACTTCCGCAAGTACATGGAGGGCATCGACCCCACCGCCCCGACCGACTGCTTCGCGAACAAGCGGATCCTCACGATCGGCCCGGACGGGCGCCTGGTGCTGCCCTGCTACCACGCTTTCGACAACTCGCTGGAATGGGACCGCAGTCTCACCGAGCTGGTCCAGGACGAGGAGTTCGTCCGGGTCCGCGACGAGGAGGTCGGGCACCGATCGGAGTGCCGCAGCTGCACGGTCTTCCCCTACATCGGCCTGTCATTCAGCTACCGCTTCGACAAGATCTTCCTCTACCAGGCCCTGTCGGAGGAGATCGCCAAGATCAAGACCCGCTTCGCCAACCCCCTCCACCCCCGGCTCACCCTCGACCACGAGGGACTGGACCGCAGCTACGCAGAGCTGGAACGATTCCTCGACCACGAACTCCCCGTCCCGCTGCCACCGTTGTCCTCCGAGCACCTCTACCGCTTCGAGGCCGGCGCCTCGGGCATCCGCTCCGAGTTCGTCGCCGGTGAACTCGGCCTCGCCGAACTCCTCGGCGACCACGCGAACGAGGACTGCTGGGGCATCCAGCGCTCCCCGCACACCTGGATGCGGCTCATCTACCGCGACCTGGTGCCCGCGCTGCGCGCTCTCACCGAGGAGGGGCTGCTCGCCGAGCGGGCGTACGAAGAGGCCGTGGCCAGCCTGTACGAGGTGCAACTCGCCTGGTGGAAGGGGTACATGGCGCGGTACTTCCGCCGGGGTGAGGCGCTCGGCACGGCCGGTCCCGACGCAGTCCTCACCCGATTCCTGGAGCGGACCGCCGCCGTACTGCCCGACTCCCCGCACACCGAGCGCGTCCGCCAGGTGCTGCTGCACGCCGGGTGCGTGTTCGGCCTGCCGCCACGGCTGCTCGCACCGCTGGCCGTCCGTACCCCGTTCCCGGAAGCCGCGTTGATCGCCAAGCACCTGCTGCTGACGGCCGCCGACGCCGACCTGTCCGCCTACGCCGAGCTGCTCCCGGACGAGGCCGCCGAGCCGCTGCGCCGAGTCCTTGAGGACCCCGAGGCCCACGAGCCGGCGGAGCATCGACCGCTCGACCCGGAGGTGGCCCAACTCCTGCAGCACGAGGACGCGTTGGACCAGCCGACCGCCGAAAAGCTCGTCGACTCGATGCGCGCCCTCGTCGCCGGGGGCGACCGCGACGGCGGCGAACTCGCCGCCCGGCTGATCGCCCACGAACTCGCCACCCCGCACCTCGTCCGTCGACGCGGCGCGGAACTCCGGCTCCGCCACGACAACAGGAGGACGACCTCCTGA
- a CDS encoding aldo/keto reductase family oxidoreductase — translation MGRDLATGSGRVMYGCMALGGNWDRTPYTAADIDHAEAAIDAVLAVGITAFDHGDIYRHGKSEAVFGEVLARAPELRERIVLQTKCGIRLPDGDRIGLYDLRASTVTRRVEESLTRLRTDVIDVLLLHRPDPLAAPEEIAKALTSLHGQGLVRRFGVSNMSAAQIAHLQDGLDFPLVANQLEMSLGSRDWVESAVVVNTPAAAAHGFPHGTLEYCTTNGIELQAWGPLARGRYTGAEPSPTGQLVKDLAERKGTTPETILLWWLQRHPAGIVPVIGTGRPERIRACRDAVARDVGLSHEEWYELWITARGTPLP, via the coding sequence ATGGGGCGAGATCTCGCCACCGGCAGCGGTCGCGTGATGTACGGCTGCATGGCACTCGGCGGAAACTGGGACCGCACACCGTACACAGCCGCGGACATCGACCACGCCGAGGCCGCGATCGACGCCGTGCTGGCCGTCGGCATCACGGCCTTCGACCACGGCGACATCTACCGGCACGGCAAGTCCGAGGCGGTCTTCGGCGAGGTGCTGGCCAGGGCACCGGAGCTGCGGGAGCGGATCGTCCTGCAGACCAAGTGCGGCATCCGGCTCCCGGACGGCGACCGGATCGGCCTGTACGACCTGCGGGCGTCGACCGTCACCCGGCGCGTCGAGGAGAGCCTGACCCGACTGCGCACGGACGTCATCGACGTGCTGCTGCTGCACCGTCCGGACCCGCTGGCCGCCCCGGAGGAGATCGCCAAAGCCCTCACCTCGTTGCACGGCCAGGGGCTGGTGCGACGGTTCGGGGTGTCCAACATGAGCGCGGCGCAGATCGCCCACCTGCAAGACGGTCTGGATTTCCCGCTGGTCGCCAACCAGCTGGAGATGAGCCTGGGTTCACGCGACTGGGTCGAGTCCGCTGTCGTGGTCAACACCCCGGCCGCGGCTGCCCATGGCTTCCCGCACGGGACGCTCGAGTACTGCACGACGAACGGCATCGAACTGCAGGCGTGGGGGCCGCTGGCCCGCGGCCGCTACACCGGGGCCGAACCGTCCCCGACCGGGCAACTGGTCAAGGATCTCGCGGAGCGCAAGGGGACGACGCCGGAGACGATCCTGCTGTGGTGGCTCCAGCGGCACCCCGCCGGCATCGTCCCCGTCATCGGCACCGGCCGTCCCGAGCGGATCCGTGCCTGCCGCGACGCCGTGGCGCGCGACGTCGGCCTCTCCCACGAGGAGTGGTACGAGCTGTGGATCACCGCACGTGGCACCCCGCTGCCCTGA
- a CDS encoding GMC family oxidoreductase has product MKSPAQAAGYDVVVLGGGVAGCVLAARLSEDPGRSVCLVEAGPDYGARWQEWPAKVRDAHALPRDDVWERHAPMHRIRARVLGGSSCINGCWNTWGSEADHEEWVRAGGPRWSAAAMERHRLRAVEQMRLRTVPEREFSPWSRAALTAARELGYEEADMAAPGAPGYGTPLINALDGVRWNAAFAYLDAARSRPNLTILSGTSVDRLTVRAGRVQSVDVQVDARREVLTADTYLVACGAFGSPALLLRSGIGPADQLQKTGIRPEVDLPGVGANLTDQPGVFVPLAPTAELNAALAAQEASGELYVSRMLIRAASELCPEGSWDLHILPSAGDPLFGSLPPGEYEAGISAFLMKPASRGRVRLRSADPAEAPEIDPGFLSDPGGRDIAVLRSGLEIVERLASSAALKSLAAHGPGRAAHELSDEELRSRLGTYWHPVGTCAMGPDDDPLAVVDGEARVRGVANLRVVDASVLPTVPAANTQLPVLAAAELLAEALRD; this is encoded by the coding sequence GTGAAGTCCCCCGCCCAAGCGGCCGGTTACGACGTCGTCGTCCTCGGCGGCGGCGTGGCCGGCTGTGTACTGGCCGCCCGCCTGAGCGAGGACCCCGGACGGTCCGTGTGCCTGGTGGAGGCCGGGCCCGACTACGGGGCGCGGTGGCAGGAGTGGCCCGCGAAGGTGCGCGACGCCCATGCCCTGCCGCGCGACGACGTGTGGGAGCGTCACGCCCCCATGCACCGCATCCGCGCCCGCGTCCTCGGCGGTTCCTCCTGTATCAACGGCTGCTGGAACACCTGGGGTTCGGAGGCCGACCACGAGGAATGGGTGCGCGCGGGCGGGCCGCGCTGGTCGGCCGCGGCCATGGAGCGCCACCGGCTGAGGGCGGTCGAACAGATGCGGCTGCGCACGGTGCCGGAGCGCGAGTTCTCGCCCTGGAGCCGAGCTGCCCTGACAGCGGCACGGGAACTCGGTTACGAGGAAGCGGACATGGCCGCCCCGGGCGCACCCGGATACGGCACCCCGCTGATCAACGCCCTCGACGGCGTCCGCTGGAACGCCGCCTTCGCCTACCTCGACGCAGCGCGTTCGCGCCCCAACCTGACGATTCTCAGCGGTACTTCGGTCGACCGGCTGACGGTCCGTGCCGGGCGTGTCCAGAGCGTCGACGTCCAGGTCGACGCACGGCGCGAGGTTCTCACCGCCGACACCTACCTGGTGGCCTGCGGCGCCTTCGGCTCACCCGCCCTGCTCCTGCGCAGCGGCATCGGACCGGCGGACCAGCTCCAGAAGACCGGCATCCGGCCCGAGGTCGACCTGCCCGGCGTCGGCGCGAACCTCACCGACCAGCCGGGCGTCTTCGTCCCCCTCGCGCCGACGGCGGAACTGAACGCGGCGCTGGCCGCCCAGGAGGCGTCGGGCGAGCTCTACGTCAGCCGGATGCTGATCAGGGCCGCCAGCGAGCTGTGCCCCGAAGGCTCCTGGGACCTGCACATCCTGCCCTCGGCGGGAGATCCGCTGTTCGGCTCGCTGCCGCCGGGGGAGTACGAGGCGGGCATCTCCGCCTTCCTCATGAAACCCGCCTCGCGCGGCCGGGTCCGGCTGCGTTCCGCCGACCCCGCCGAGGCGCCGGAGATCGACCCCGGGTTCCTGTCCGACCCGGGCGGCCGCGACATCGCCGTACTGCGGTCAGGTCTGGAGATCGTCGAACGGCTCGCTTCGTCGGCCGCGCTGAAGTCGCTGGCCGCTCATGGGCCGGGGCGTGCCGCGCACGAGCTGTCGGACGAGGAACTCCGCTCCCGCCTGGGCACGTACTGGCATCCCGTGGGCACCTGCGCCATGGGGCCGGACGACGACCCCCTCGCCGTCGTCGACGGGGAGGCCCGGGTACGGGGGGTGGCGAACCTGCGGGTCGTCGACGCCTCCGTGCTGCCCACCGTTCCGGCGGCGAACACCCAGCTGCCGGTCCTCGCCGCCGCCGAACTCCTTGCGGAGGCGTTGCGGGACTGA
- a CDS encoding adenosine kinase, whose amino-acid sequence MSTETDVLVLGGAGVDTIVYVPELPLPYADSYMIRPGIEMRAGQTGDFVALGVSELGLRTHHLDMIGDDHEGDLIRELHRARGIPLTDIPLPGGTKRAVNLVDPEGRRLSLYDDSRFQETDRLPEATVRALAEATRHAHVSITYPCAFALPILRAAGVTVSTDLHNWDGSNPYHEAFAYEADLVFVSTTALADPERTMRRITERGRAEVVVATAGADGAYLLVDDEVTHIPAVVPHAPVVDSNGAGDAFAAGFLFGRLNGEPPHRCALYGAVAGAHACTVPSTRADAISRTELLARVAELDSAEPASIAAAKEAG is encoded by the coding sequence ATGAGTACCGAGACCGATGTCCTCGTCCTGGGAGGCGCGGGCGTCGACACCATCGTGTACGTCCCCGAGCTGCCCCTTCCGTACGCCGACAGCTACATGATCCGGCCCGGGATCGAGATGCGGGCGGGGCAGACGGGAGACTTCGTCGCGCTCGGCGTGAGCGAGCTCGGTCTGCGCACCCATCACCTCGACATGATCGGCGACGACCACGAGGGCGATCTGATCCGGGAACTGCACCGCGCCCGGGGCATCCCCCTCACCGACATCCCGCTGCCCGGCGGCACCAAGCGCGCGGTCAACCTCGTCGACCCCGAGGGACGGCGGCTGTCCCTGTACGACGACAGTCGCTTCCAGGAGACGGACCGGCTGCCCGAGGCCACGGTCCGGGCCCTGGCGGAGGCGACCCGCCACGCCCACGTCTCCATCACCTACCCGTGCGCCTTCGCCCTGCCCATCCTGCGCGCGGCCGGGGTCACCGTCTCGACCGACCTGCACAACTGGGACGGCAGCAACCCGTACCACGAGGCGTTCGCCTACGAGGCGGACCTCGTCTTCGTGTCCACCACCGCCCTGGCCGACCCGGAGCGCACCATGCGCCGGATTACCGAGCGGGGGCGCGCCGAGGTGGTCGTCGCCACGGCGGGAGCCGACGGCGCGTATCTGCTCGTGGACGACGAGGTGACCCACATTCCGGCTGTCGTGCCGCACGCGCCGGTGGTGGACTCCAACGGCGCCGGGGACGCCTTCGCCGCCGGCTTCCTCTTCGGCCGACTGAACGGCGAGCCGCCGCACCGGTGCGCCCTGTACGGCGCAGTAGCCGGCGCCCATGCCTGCACGGTGCCGTCGACACGGGCCGACGCCATCAGCCGCACCGAACTCCTCGCCCGGGTGGCCGAGTTGGACTCCGCGGAACCTGCGTCCATCGCGGCGGCCAAGGAGGCCGGGTGA